In Paramisgurnus dabryanus chromosome 14, PD_genome_1.1, whole genome shotgun sequence, one genomic interval encodes:
- the nucks1a gene encoding nuclear ubiquitous casein and cyclin-dependent kinase substrate 1a, with the protein MARPVRNRKVVNYSQFNESDDADEEYVKSAETVKKIRAPPREIKPKKTKNSKEERQDSDDKLSKSKNDSADDFGSDEDNDFGEEEEEEEDGGSDYDDKKAKKGKKAKVEKPGKKPLKRKRGGDDSDDDKAVSRKPRQVRQAASKAVSKQREILLGDGGSEDEEKEDEEQPFVDQESGSDEDFMVDDDDDSDYGHSKKKGKKVVPKGGRRVERKDKKSPKPRLKATVNPSPMKGKGKGRPSAAKALEKSSPKDDEEPESPLEDEEEDEVEKKESPPSKKTKEEVPDDEEEDEEEDGSEEEAPSGED; encoded by the exons ATGGCAAGACCAGTGAG GAACAGAAAGGTGGTGAATTACTCTCAGTTTAATGAATCTGATGATGCAG ATGAGGAATATGTGAAAAGTGCTGAGACGGTAAAGAAGATACGAGCTCCTCCACGTGAAATCAAGCCCAAGAAGACCAAGAACTCAAAGGAGGAGAGGCAA GATTCAGATGACAAACTCTCCAAATCCAAAAATGATTCGGCAG ATGACTTTGGAAGTGATGAAGACAACGACTTTggagaggaggaagaggaggaggaagatgGAGGAAGTGACTATGATGATAAAAAGGCCAAAAAGGGAAAGAAGGCAAAGGTTGAGAAGCCAGGCAAAAAACCTCTGAAGAGGAAACGAGGTGGAG ATGACAGCGATGATGACAAAGCGGTGAGCAGGAAGCCGAGGCAGGTGAGGCAGGCAGCCTCGAAGGCCGTGTCCAAACAGAGAGAGATTCTCCTGGGTGATGGAGGGAGTGAGGATGAGGAGAAAGAGGATGAAGAACAGCCATTTGTGGACC AAGAGTCAGGCAGTGATGAAGATTTTATGgtggatgatgatgatgacagCGACTACGGCCACTCCAAAAAGAAAGGCAAGAAAGTGGTGCCGAAAGGTGGAAGGCGGGTGGAGAGGAAGGATAAGAAATCTCCCAAACCTCGGCTAAAGGCAACAG TGAACCCCAGTCCCATGAAGGGTAAGGGAAAAGGTCGCCCTAGCGCAGCCAAAGCGCTGGAGAAATCATCGCCCAAAGATGATGAGGAACCCGAGAGCCCCCTTGAAGATGAAGAGGAAGATGAGGTGGAGAAGAAAGAGTCTCCTCCCTCCAAAAAGACAAAGGAAGAAGTCCCCGATGACGAGGAAGAAGATGAAGAAGAGGACGGCTCGGAAGAGGAGGCTCCATCCGGGGAAGACTAG
- the slc45a3 gene encoding solute carrier family 45 member 3: MHGRITQLLLINSLTCGLEVCLAAGTIYIPPMLLEAGVEERFMTMVLGVGPVLGLIFVPLIGSASDGYRSKYGRRRPFIWPLCLGVLLGLLIIPQTSTLVSLFTKHKLHWLEVPLLVLAICLMEFCGQACFTTLEALVSDLFPGEVESRKAFSSNSLMLSLGGCVGYLLPAVDWSSSETVVYLGGQISFIFLVLTFIFLICLMGTMFISEEPTGREKVGDAEVSKRIAKCTSCFCPRALFCKVLLLPRIIFSLLSVGPQLFSLCNRMPKVIARLFVAELCSWMALMSVMLFYTDFVGEGLYGGVPSDIPGSLGRIRYDEGVRMASLGLFLQCVTSVIFSVLMEPLVLWVGHRKLYMSSMMILAVSSAVMSVSRNVVLVTIMVAATGYTFSILQILPYTLTCLYHSNTQVFFPSERHKPHGNGVVLTKSADVQALTKQKRSNGFIAGPNTKTCQCNISTSQSLDLHVCVTVCPQSALPPALKEIGTDIALLDSAYMLSQVVPSLFLGSIVQLFHSVTTYMAFATLLSVVAVYFSRKIVFEKKDIEANG; encoded by the exons ATGCATGGCAGGATCACACAGTTACTCTTGATTAATTCATTAACATGTGGTCTGGAAGTATGTTTGGCTGCTGGGACGATCTACATCCCACCCATGCTGCTGGAGGCAGGGGTGGAGGAACGCTTCATGACCATGGTGCTGG GTGTGGGACCTGTGCTGGGCTTGATCTTTGTTCCTTTGATTGGTTCAGCAAGCGATGGCTACAGAAGTAAATATGGCCGCCGACGTCCGTTCATCTGGCCGTTGTGTTTGGGTGTACTCCTAGGACTCCTCATCATCCCTCAGACGTCCACCCTCGTAAGCCTATTTACAAAACACAAACTTCATTGGCTGGAGGTCCCGCTGTTGGTCTTGGCTATCTGCCTGATGGAGTTCTGCGGCCAGGCTTGCTTCACAACGCTGGAGGCTCTTGTATCAGATCTCTTCCCTGGAGAAGTAGAAAGCCGTAAGGCCTTTTCCTCCAATTCCCTCATGCTCAGCCTGGGTGGCTGCGTTGGATACCTGCTGCCTGCGGTCGACTGGAGCTCTTCGGAGACCGTGGTCTATCTGGGTGGACAGATATCTTTTATCTTCCTGGTGCTGACCTTCATCTTCCTCATTTGCTTGATGGGTACAATGTTCATATCTGAAGAACCTACGGGTAGAGAAAAGGTCGGAGACGCTGAGGTGTCCAAGAGGATTGCAAAGTGCACGAGCTGCTTTTGTCCCCGTGCGTTGTTTTGCAAAGTCTTGCTCTTGCCCAGAATAATCTTCAGCCTCCTGTCTGTGGGTCCACAACTTTTCTCGCTGTGCAATCGCATGCCCAAAGTCATTGCAAGACTGTTTGTTGCAGAGCTTTGCAGTTGGATGGCCCTCATGTCTGTTATGCTGTTCTACACAGATTTTGTCGGGGAGGGATTGTACGGCGGGGTGCCCAGTGATATCCCAGGTTCCCTAGGAAGGATACGCTATGATGAAG GTGTACGAATGGCCAGCCTGGGTCTTTTTCTACAATGTGTGACGTCCGTGATCTTTTCTGTGCTTATGGAGCCTCTGGTGTTGTGGGTTGGCCACAGAAAGCTGTATATGAGCAGCATGATGATCCTGGCCGTGAGTTCAGCAGTGATGAGCGTCTCACGTAATGTCGTGTTAGTCACCATCATGGTTGCAGCTACAGGATACACCTTCAGCATCTTACAGATACTGCCATACACACTTACATGTCTATACCACTCCAATACACAG GTGTTTTTTCCCAGTGAGAGACACAAACCGCATGGGAATGGTGTGGTGTTGACCAAATCAGCCGATGTACAGGCTTTGACCAAGCAGAAAAGATCCAACGGCTTCATTGCTGGGCCCAACACGAAAACATGCCAGTGCAATATATCAACCTCACAATCACTTGATCTGCATGTTTGTGTAACCGTATGCCCACAGTCTGCACTACCACCGGCCCTTAAAGAAATAGGTACAGATATAGCCTTACTGGACAGTGCTTACATGCTATCTCAGGTGGTTCCATCTCTCTTCTTGGGCTCCATAGTACAGCTTTTTCACAGTGTAACCACATACATGGCCTTTGCCACTTTGCTGAGCGTGGTGGCCGTTTACTTTTCTCGTAAGATTGTCTTCGAAAAGAAAGACATTGAAGCGAACGGGTGA
- the LOC135740701 gene encoding uncharacterized protein, with protein MDASETKDPEQQVEAAPDGTEEEELRRSGRQRNPTEKMRAYIKEEALKKEKKLLQLYEQWKELARDTRKELKTDVSESQLVALINILEKGRDDVMQVYLEIRDHIAPSSDTRRRIDTCEAVTKDISKIIFDRMACLEDFEQENVKHSLRELLHHDHARSVYGSTVSCPTSSRSTVMSIAAKRADAAAELAAKEAEYSIIQEIEARKCELEKLKVEKDLKAARARLQAYDQEMSQEVSIHSSNSNAGEHQDVSLMAQRQVVPFPVQCPTNITTSGPTDITAKSSPPKSDIAYLAQAVQDSIALNRLPTTEPSIFTGDPIQFIEWKAAFVSLIHGKAISSADKLHYLKRYVGGPARKSLDGIFYRNDDEAYNDAWNKLNQRYGQPFVIQKAFREKLSKWPKIQSKDAEGFREFSDFLNACHQAMPHVKGLEILNDCDENQKLVHKLPDWAAARWNRQVTQTLIETHDFPKFIDFVTFMSMEAEITCNPVTSFSALRASDHISEKWNHKDSKRNKANVFHIRTATEDKQNDENEQSPAKGNYITCLFCKDRKHKIHSCSKFLAKSLEEKRKYVKENKLCYGCMKPGHAAKDCRHRLSCDSCKGRHPTCLHDENYTKKFIPAPVSNQGDTETTTATSHKVENHETSTNTSMIVPVWVSTERNPGSEKLVYALLDTQSDTVFIERELSNKLHADSCPVRLKLTTMTAKDVIMPSERVSGLKVRGYNSSVVLSLPPAYTKDSIPVSRTHIPTCDTARHWKHLSTIVDKIPPLQDCEVGLLIGYSCPRALAPKEVILGGDDEPYAIHTDLGWSVVGRLSSDHELQSCNTICHRVSIKELPPVTPADVIKVLESDFKDDGEDNKTVSQDDILFLTKLQQGIRKNDYGHYEMPLPFRARPHLPNNKQLAILRLDHLKRKLLKDERYKEHYVRFMEEVIEKGDAEEVYREGKDGENWYIPHHGVYHPKKPDKLRVVFDCSAKYQGTSLNNHLLQGPDLMNNLTGVLVRFRQHPVALMCDVEKMFHQFHVEEADRNYLCFLWWKNGNLSSHPQEYRMKVHLFGATSSPGCANYGLKHLAKEYESMYPLGSKFITTDFYVDDGVTSVASTEEAVQVAREARQLCALGGLRLHKFISNDRVVLDSIPVSERAVEVKSFDLNFDDTPLERALGIHWHIDSDRFRFSVNLKDQPATRRGILSTVASLYDPLGFIAPFLLNGKLVLQEMCRNGTGWDDPLPEELQPRWELWKADLVNLERIDIPRCYAPANFGKVIKRELHHFSDASNSGYGQCSYLRLTSEEGNIHCALVIGKSRVAPIKIQTIPRLELTAAVISVAMSKMLKQELKYADIEEHFWTDSQVVLGYINNEARRFHTFVANRVQKIHLSTNPQQWRYVPTTENPADHASRGLNAGEILTSNWLTGPSFLWKKDIPPVADIDIALAIGDPEVRQVQTLSTETTEISLSDRLLKLSSWSRAVQAVARLVRRAKGDKSNSHSTVAERENAKCIIIKDLQRNTYPKDIKLLSKGAQLSPGSKLYRLDAFLDQGGVLKVGGRLCDATLPNSVKHPAVIPKDHHVTKMIISQCHVNVKHQGKGLTVNEIRSQGYWIPGMNRAVASHVHHCVTCRKLRRPTEEQRMADLPSERTNPSPPFTYCGMDCFGPFITKQSRKEHKRYGLLFTCFSSRAIHIEMLNDMSTDAFINGLRCFIALRGAVREIKCDQGTNFVGAKNELKNALKEIDEDRLTVFLAEKQCDFVLNAPHSSHAGGIWERQIRTVRNVLRSTLSLSSDRLDDASLRTFFYEAMAIVNSRPLSVDNLNDPNSLAPLTPNNLLTMKSIPALPPPGRFLREDIYARKRWRHVQYLAEQFWSRWRKEYLSNIATRQRWHTAKRNLQVGDIVMEKADNLPRNEWRLARVTETTTDKDGLVRRVKICLGDRHLEKDGRRLNKLSVIERPVQKLILLLEAV; from the coding sequence atggatgCATCTGAAACTAAAGACCCAGAACAGCAAGTGGAGGCCGCTCCTGATGGAACAGAAGAGGAGGAGCTTCGCCGTTCTGGTCGACAACGGAACCCTACGGAGAAGATGCGTGCATATATAAAGGAGGAAGCCCTGAAAAAGGAGAAAAAATTGCTTCAGCTGTACGAACAATGGAAAGAGTTGGCTCGCGACACAAGGAAGGAGTTAAAAACAGACGTCAGTGAGAGCCAACTGGTAGCACTTATTAATATACTTGAGAAGGGAAGGGATGATGTCATGCAAGTTTACCTGGAAATCCGAGATCACATTGCTCCATCCAGTGACACTAGACGCAGAATTGATACTTGTGAAGCTGTGACAAAAGATATTTCAAAGATCATTTTTGACAGAATGGCATGCCTTGAGGACTTTGAACAAGAAAATGTAAAACACAGCCTTCGTGAGTTACTCCATCATGATCATGCTCGCTCTGTCTACGGATCCACAGTCTCATGCCCCACATCATCAAGGTCTACGGTTATGTCAATTGCAGCGAAGCGGGCAGATGCAGCAGCTGAATTAGCAGCCAAAGAAGCAGAATACTCAATAATTCAAGAGATCGAAGCACGGAAGTGTGAACTGGAAAAACTAAAAGTAGAGAAGGATCTAAAAGCGGCTAGAGCCAGACTGCAAGCATATGATCAAGAAATGTCACAGGAAGTCAGCATTCATTCTTCAAACTCAAATGCAGGAGAACACCAGGATGTAAGCTTAATGGCGCAGCGGCAGGTGGTTCCATTTCCCGTTCAATGTCCTACCAACATTACAACATCAGGTCCTACTGACATCACCGCTAAATCCTCACCTCCAAAATCTGACATAGCTTATCTCGCTCAAGCTGTACAAGATAGCATAGCCCTAAACAGGCTGCCTACAACAGAACCATCCATATTCACTGGTGATCCTATCCAATTCATTGAGTGGAAGGCTGCATTTGTGTCGCTCATTCATGGAAAGGCCATATCTTCTGCTGACAAGCTGCACTATTTAAAAAGGTATGTTGGTGGGCCAGCCCGCAAATCTCTTGATGGCATCTTCTACAGGAATGATGATGAGGCTTATAATGACGCATGGAACAAGCTGAATCAACGGTATGGACAGCCATTTGTCATACAGAAGGCATTCAGGGAAAAACTATCCAAATGGCCTAAGATTCAGTCTAAGGATGCTGAAGGGTTCAGAGAATTCTCAGACTTCTTGAACGCATGTCATCAAGCTATGCCTCACGTCAAAGGGCTCGAAATACTGAATGACTGTGATGAAAACCAAAAACTCGTACACAAATTACCAGATTGGGCAGCAGCACGGTGGAACCGTCAGGTCACGCAGACACTGATTGAGACTCATGACTTTCCAAAGTTTATAGATTTTGTCACCTTCATGTCAATGGAAGCAGAGATTACATGTAATCCAGTCACCTCCTTCAGCGCTCTTCGTGCCTCTGACCACATTTCAGAAAAATGGAATCATAAGGACAGTAAAAGGAACAAGGCTAACGTCTTTCACATTCGAACAGCTACAGAAGATAAACAGAATGATGAAAATGAACAAAGCCCTGCTAAAGGAAATTATATCACGTGTCTCTTCTGCAAAGACAGAAAGCATAAGATTCACAGCTGTTCTAAATTTTTGGCAAAATCCCTGGAAGAGAAACGGAAATATGTGAAGGAGAACAAACTCTGCTACGGATGCATGAAACCGGGCCACGCTGCAAAAGACTGCCGTCACCGTTTGTCCTGTGACAGCTGCAAAGGTAGACATCCAACATGTCTACATGATGAAAACTACACAAAGAAATTCATCCCTGCACCAGTCTCAAACCAAGGTGACACAGAGACAACTACTGCTACATCTCACAAAGTAGAGAATCATGAAACTTCCACCAATACTTCAATGATCGTGCCAGTGTGGGTATCAACTGAGAGGAATCCAGGCTCTGAAAAACTTGTTTATGCTCTGCTTGACACCCAGAGTGATACTGTGTTTATCGAACGAGAATTGAGCAACAAGCTACATGCTGACTCCTGTCCTGTGAGACTGAAATTAACAACTATGACTGCAAAGGATGTTATCATGCCGAGTGAAAGAGTGTCGGGACTCAAAGTAAGAGGCTACAATTCCTCTGTTGTTCTCAGTCTGCCTCCTGCCTACACTAAGGACTCTATTCCAGTGAGCCGTACTCACATCCCTACTTGTGACACAGCACGACATTGGAAGCATCTCTCTACAATAGTGGACAAAATTCCACCTCTGCAAGATTGTGAGGTTGGCCTTCTCATAGGCTACAGCTGTCCAAGGGCTTTGGCACCAAAAGAGGTAATTTTGGGAGGAGACGATGAACCCTATGCAATTCATACAGACCTAGGATGGAGCGTTGTTGGTCGTCTGTCATCAGACCATGAATTGCAAAGTTGCAATACCATTTGTCATCGAGTCAGCATTAAAGAGCTCCCCCCAGTGACTCCAGCAGATGTTATTAAAGTATTGGAGTCTGACTTCAAAGATGATGGTGAAGACAATAAAACAGTTTCACAGGATGACATCCTCTTCTTGACCAAACTGCAGCAAGGCATCAGGAAGAATGACTACGGACATTACGAGATGCCTCTCCCTTTCAGAGCAAGACCTCATTTGCCTAACAATAAACAGCTTGCCATTCTAAGGCTCGATCATCTCAAAAGGAAACTGTTGAAAGATGAAAGGTACAAGGAACACTACGTAAGGTTTATGGAAGAGGTAATTGAAAAGGGTGATGCAGAAGAAGTATATAGGGAAGGAAAGGATGGAGAGAACTGGTACATCCCTCATCACGGGGTGTACCATCCCAAAAAGCCAGACAAGCTCCGTGTTGTCTTCGACTGCTCCGCCAAGTACCAGGGTACCAGCCTTAACAACCATTTACTCCAAGGTCCAGATTTAATGAATAATCTGACTGGTGTTCTTGTAAGGTTCAGACAACATCCCGTCGCCCTTATGTGCGATGTGGAAAAGATGTTTCACCAGTTTCATGTGGAAGAAGCAGATCGAAATTACCTCTGTTTTCTCTGGTGGAAAAATGGAAACTTGTCTTCACACCCACAAGAATACCGCATGAAGGTCCATCTCTTCGGTGCTACTTCATCACCTGGATGCGCCAACTATGGCCTAAAACATCTCGCTAAGGAATATGAGTCCATGTATCCTCTTGGCTCAAAATTCATCACAACAGACTTCTATGTAGATGATGGTGTCACCAGTGTAGCCAGTACAGAAGAAGCTGTTCAGGTAGCAAGAGAAGCTCGTCAACTGTGCGCCTTAGGTGGTCTTAGACTGCACAAATTTATTTCCAATGACAGAGTTGTTCTGGATAGCATTCCAGTTTCTGAACGAGCTGTTGAAGTAAAGTCATTTGACCTCAACTTTGACGACACACCCCTAGAGAGAGCTTTAGGGATCCACTGGCACATTGATTCTGACAGATTTAGATTCTCTGTTAACCTCAAAGACCAGCCAGCAACACGCCGTGGCATACTATCCACAGTTGCATCACTGTACGATCCGCTGGGCTTTATTGCTCCTTTCCTGCTCAATGGAAAATTAGTGCTTCAGGAAATGTGCAGAAATGGAACAGGCTGGGATGATCCCCTTCCTGAAGAATTGCAGCCAAGGTGGGAGCTTTGGAAAGCTGATCTTGTGAACTTGGAGCGGATCGATATACCTCGCTGCTATGCGCCTGCAAACTTTGGAAAGGTCATCAAAAGAGAACTGCATCACTTCTCTGATGCCAGTAACAGCGGATATGGCCAGTGTTCCTATTTAAGATTAACAAGTGAAGAAGGAAACATCCATTGTGCCCTGGTCATAGGGAAATCCAGAGTTGCTCCCATTAAGATCCAGACTATTCCCAGGCTCGAACTGACGGCTGCCGTCATCTCAGTTGCCATGAGCAAAATGCTGAAACAGGAGCTGAAATATGCAGACATAGAAGAACATTTCTGGACCGATTCTCAAGTAGTCTTGGGATACATAAACAACGAAGCACGGCGCTTTCACACGTTCGTGGCAAACAGAGTCCAGAAGATCCATCTCAGCACTAATCCTCAACAGTGGAGATATGTTCCCACTACTGAAAACCCAGCTGACCATGCGTCAAGAGGTTTGAACGCTGGTGAGATTCTTACCTCGAACTGGTTGACAGGGCCAAGTTTCTTATGGAAGAAAGACATACCGCCTGTTGCAGATATTGACATTGCACTAGCAATTGGAGATCCTGAAGTGAGACAAGTTCAGACACTGAGTACAGAAACAACAGAAATCAGCCTCTCAGACCGCTTGTTAAAGCTGTCTTCATGGTCTAGAGCTGTCCAAGCTGTAGCTCGCCTTGTTCGCCGAGCCAAAGGAGATAAGTCCAACAGTCATAGTACTGTAGCTGAACGAGAAAATGCCAAATGCATCATCATTAAGGACTTACAAAGAAACACATATCCTAAGGATATCAAGTTGTTGAGCAAGGGAGCCCAGCTGTCACCTGGCAGCAAGTTATATCGTCTTGATGCCTTCCTAGATCAAGGAGGAGTACTCAAGGTGGGAGGAAGGCTTTGCGATGCAACCCTACCCAACTCAGTCAAACACCCAGCAGTCATACCTAAAGATCACCACGTAACAAAGATGATTATCTCTCAATGTCATGTGAATGTCAAACACCAAGGAAAGGGCCTTACAGTTAATGAGATCAGATCACAAGGCTACTGGATTCCAGGTATGAACAGAGCAGTAGCCTCCCATGTGCATCATTGTGTAACATGTCGGAAGCTCAGGAGACCCACAGAGGAACAAAGAATGGCTGACCTCCCTTCAGAGCGTACAAATCCATCTCCACCATTCACGTACTGTGGTATGGACTGCTTTGGTCCTTTTATCACCAAACAGAGTCGGAAAGAACATAAAAGGTATGGCCTTCTCTTCACATGTTTCAGCTCCAGAGCTATTCATATTGAAATGCTTAATGACATGTCAACAGATGCCTTTATCAATGGCCTGCGCTGTTTCATTGCATTACGGGGAGCAGTACGTGAAATCAAATGTGACCAAGGCACCAACTTTGTAGGAGCCAAGAATGAGCTTAAGAATGCTCTCAAGGAGATTGACGAGGATCGTCTGACAGTGTTCTTAGCTGAGAAACAGTGCGACTTTGTCCTAAATGCGCCCCATTCAAGCCATGCAGGTGGAATATGGGAAAGACAAATCAGAACAGTAAGAAATGTTCTACGCTCAACTCTCTCACTTTCTTCTGACAGACTGGACGATGCATCACTCCGGACATTCTTTTATGAAGCAATGGCAATCGTAAACAGTAGACCACTCTCGGTCGACAACCTAAATGACCCCAACAGCCTTGCACCTCTCACTCCTAATAACCTGCTTACCATGAAGTCTATTCCAGCACTACCACCACCAGGCAGATTCCTCAGAGAAGACATCTATGCAAGGAAAAGGTGGCGACATGTCCAGTATCTCGCCGAGCAGTTTTGGAGTCGTTGGCGTAAGGAGTATTTATCCAACATTGCCACCAGACAGCGCTGGCACACAGCAAAGAGAAACCTACAAGTAGGAGATATTGTCATGGAGAAGGCTGACAATCTGCCCAGGAATGAGTGGCGGCTGGCCAGAGTTACAGAGACTACTACAGATAAAGACGGGCTTGTGAGAAGGGTTAAGATATGTCTTGGTGACCGGCATCTGGAAAAGGATGGTCGTCGCCTTAATAAGCTGTCTGTCATTGAAAGGCCAGTCCAGAAGCTGATACTGTTGCTAGAGGCCGTCTAG